In a single window of the Mesoplodon densirostris isolate mMesDen1 chromosome 18, mMesDen1 primary haplotype, whole genome shotgun sequence genome:
- the POLR2A gene encoding DNA-directed RNA polymerase II subunit RPB1 isoform X3 yields MHGGGPPSGDSACPLRTIKRVQFGVLSPDELKRMSVTEGGIKYPETTEGGRPKLGGLMDPRQGVIERTGRCQTCAGNMTECPGHFGHIELAKPVFHVGFLVKTMKVLRCVCFFCSKLLVDSNNPKIKDILAKSKGQPKKRLTHVYDLCKGKNICEGGEEMDNKFGVEQPEGDEDLTKEKGHGGCGRYQPRIRRSGLELYAEWKHVNEDSQEKKILLSPERVHEIFKRISDEECFVLGMEPRYARPEWMIVTVLPVPPLSVRPAVVMQGSARNQDDLTHKLADIVKINNQLRRNEQNGAAAHVIAEDVKLLQFHVATMVDNELPGLPRAMQKSGRPLKSLKQRLKGKEGRVRGNLMGKRVDFSARTVITPDPNLSIDQVGVPRSIAANMTFAEIVTPFNIDRLQELVRRGNSQYPGAKYIIRDNGDRIDLRFHPKPSDLHLQTGYKVERHMCDGDIVIFNRQPTLHKMSMMGHRVRILPWSTFRLNLSVTTPYNADFDGDEMNLHLPQSLETRAEIQELAMVPRMIVTPQSNRPVMGIVQDTLTAVRKFTKRDVFLERGEVMNLLMFLSTWDGKVPQPAILKPRPLWTGKQIFSLIIPGHINCIRTHSTHPDDEDSGPYKHISPGDTKVVVENGELIMGILCKKSLGTSAGSLVHISYLEMGHDVTRLFYSNIQTVINNWLLIEGHTIGIGDSIADSKTYQDIQNTIKKAKQDVIEVIEKAHNNELEPTPGNTLRQTFENQVNRILNDARDKTGSSAQKSLSEYNNFKSMVVSGAKGSKINISQVIAVVGQQNVEGKRIPFGFKHRTLPHFIKDDYGPESRGFVENSYLAGLTPTEFFFHAMGGREGLIDTAVKTAETGYIQRRLIKSMESVMVKYDATVRNSINQVVQLRYGEDGLAGESVEFQNLATLKPSNKAFEKKFRFDYTNERALRRTLQEDVVKDVLSNAHIQNELEREFERMREDREVLRVIFPTGDSKVVLPCNLLRMIWNAQKIFHINPRLPSDLHPIKVVDGVKELSKKLVIVNGDDPLSRQAQENATLLFNIHLRSTLCSRRMAEEFRLSGEAFDWLLGEIESKFNQAIDILCRLEHTTLRKVTANTAIYYDPNPQSTVVAEDQEWVNVYYEMPDFDVARISPWLLRVELDRKHMTDRKLTMEQIAEKINAGFGDDLNCIFNDDNAEKLVLRIRIMNSDENKMQEEEEVVDKMDDDVFLRCIESNMLTDMTLQGIEQISKVYMHLPQTDNKKKIIITEDGEFKALQEWILETDGVSLMRVLSEKDVDPVRTTSNDIVEIFTVLGIEAVRKALERELYHVISFDGSYVNYRHLALLCDTMTCRGHLMAITRHGVNRQDTGPLMKCSFEETVDVLMEAAAHGESDPMKGVSENIMLGQLAPAGTGCFDLLLDAEKCKYGMEIPTNIPGLGAAGPTGMFFGSAPSPMGGISPAMTPWNQGATPAYGAWSPSVGSGMTPGAAGFSPSAASDASGFSPGYSPAWSPTPGSPGSPGPSSPYIPSPGGAMSPSYSPTSPAYEPRSPGGYTPQSPSYSPTSPSYSPTSPSYSPTSPNYSPTSPSYSPTSPSYSPTSPSYSPTSPSYSPTSPSYSPTSPSYSPTSPSYSPTSPSYSPTSPSYSPTSPSYSPTSPSYSPTSPSYSPTSPSYSPTSPSYSPTSPSYSPTSPNYSPTSPNYTPTSPSYSPTSPSYSPTSPNYTPTSPNYSPTSPSYSPTSPSYSPTSPSYSPSSPRYTPQSPTYTPSSPSYSPSSPSYSPTSPKYTPTSPSYSPSSPEYTPTSPKYSPTSPKYSPTSPKYSPTSPTYSPTTPKYSPTSPTYSPTSPVYTPTSPKYSPTSPTYSPTSPKYSPTSPTYSPTSPKGSTYSPTSPGYSPTSPTYSLTSPAISPDDSDEEN; encoded by the exons AAACGAATGTCTGTGACAGAGGGCGGCATCAAATACCCAGAGACCACCGAGGGAGGCCGCCCCAAGCTTGGGGGGCTGATGGATCCGAGGCAGGGAGTGATTGAGAGGACTGGCCGCTGCCAAACCTGTGCAG GAAACATGACAGAGTGTCCTGGCCACTTTGGCCACATTGAGCTGGCCAAACCTGTGTTCCATGTCGGCTTCCTGGTCAAGACAATGAAAGTTTTGCGCTGCGTCTGCTTCTTCTGCTCCAAATTGCTTGTGGACTCT AACAACCCAAAGATCAAGGACATTTTGGCTAAGTCCAAGGGGCAGCCCAAGAAGCGGCTCACACACGTCTATGACCTCTGCAAGGGCAAAAACATCTGCGAGGGCGGGGAGGAGATGGACAACAAGTTCGGTGTGGAACAGCCTGAGGGCGATGAGGATTTGACCAAAGAAAAG GGCCACGGCGGCTGTGGGCGGTACCAGCCCAGGATCCGGCGCTCCGGCCTGGAGCTGTACGCAGAGTGGAAGCACGTCAACGAGGACTCTCAGGAGAAGAAGATCCTGCTGAGTCCTGAGCGGGTGCACGAGATCTTCAAACGCATCTCAGATGAGGAATGCTTCGTCCTGGGCATGGAGCCTCGCTACGCCCGGCCCGAGTGGATGATTGTCACTGTGCTGCCCGTGCCCCCGCTCTCCGTGCGGCCTGCCGTTGTGATGCAGGGCTCTGCCCGCAACCAG GATGACCTGACACACAAACTGGCCGACATCGTGAAGATCAACAATCAGCTTCGGCGCAACGAGCAGAACGGCGCGGCCGCCCACGTCATCGCTGAGGACGTGAAGCTCCTCCAGTTCCACGTGGCCACCATGGTGGACAACGAGCTGCCTGGCTTGCCTCGT GCTATGCAGAAGTCTGGGCGTCCCCTCAAGTCCCTGAAGCAGCGGTTGAAGGGCAAGGAAGGCCGTGTGCGCGGGAACCTGATGGGCAAGCGGGTGGACTTCTCGGCCCGCACTGTCATCACCCCCGACCCCAACCTCTCCATTGACCAGGTTGGCGTGCCTCGCTCCATTGCCGCCAACATGACCTTTGCGGAGATCGTCACCCCCTTCAACATTGACAG ACTTCAGGAACTAGTGCGCAGGGGGAACAGCCAGTACCCAGGGGCCAAGTACATCATCCGGGACAACGGTGATCGCATTGACCTGCGTTTCCACCCCAAACCCAGTGACCTTCACCTGCAGACTGGCTATAAG GTGGAACGGCACATGTGCGATGGGGATATTGTTATCTTCAACCGGCAGCCAACTTTGCACAAAATGTCCATGATGGGACATCGGGTTCGCATCCTGCCCTGGTCTACTTTTCGCTTGAATCTTAG TGTGACAACTCCATACAATGCCGATTTTGATGGGGATGAGATGAACTTGCACCTGCCACAGTCCCTGGAGACGCGGGCTGAGATCCAGGAGCTCGCCATGGTGCCACGCATGATTGTCACCCCCCAGAGCAATCGCCCAGTTATGGGCATTGTGCAGGACACGCTGACCGCAGTGCGCAAATTCACCAAGAGGGACGTTTTCCTGGAGCGG GGGGAGGTGATGAACCTCCTGATGTTCCTGTCCACGTGGGACGGCAAGGTCCCACAGCCGGCCATCCTGAAGCCCCGGCCCCTGTGGACAGGGAAGCAGATCTTTTCCCTCATCATACCCGGCCACATCAACTGTATCCGCACCCACAGCACCCATCCCGACGATGAGGACAGTGGCCCTTACAAGCACATCTCTCCTGGGGACACCAAG GTGGTGGTGGAGAACGGGGAGCTGATCATGGGCATCCTTTGTAAGAAGTCTTTGGGCACGTCAGCTGGCTCCCTGGTCCACATCTCTTACCTAGAGATGGGTCATGACGTCACCCGCCTCTTCTACTCCAACATTCAGACTGTCATTAACAACTGGCTCCTCATTGAGG gTCATACCATTGGCATTGGGGACTCCATTGCTGATTCTAAGACTTACCAAGACATTCAGAACACTATTAAGAAGGCCAAGCAGGATGTAATAGAG GTCATCGAGAAGGCGCATAACAACGAGCTGGAGCCCACCCCGGGGAACACTCTGCGGCAGACCTTTGAGAACCAGGTGAACCGCATTCTCAACGACGCCCGAGACAAGACTGGCTCCTCTGCTCAGAAATCCCTGTCTGAATACAACAACTTTAAGTCAATGGTTGTGTCCGGGGCTAAAGGTTCCAAGATCAACATCTCCCAG GTCATTGCTGTCGTCGGGCAGCAGAACGTGGAGGGCAAGCGGATCCCATTTGGGTTCAAGCACCGGACTCTGCCTCACTTCATCAAAGATGACTATGGGCCTGAGAGCCGTGGCTTTGTGGAGAACTCCTACCTGGCCGGCCTCACGCCCACGGAGTTCTTCTTCCATGCCATGGGGGGTCGTGAGGGGCTCATCGACACAGCGGTCAAGACTGCTGAGACTG GATACATCCAGCGACGGCTGATCAAATCCATGGAGTCGGTGATGGTGAAGTATGATGCCACCGTGCGGAACTCCATCAATCAGGTGGTACAGCTGCGCTATGGCGAAGATGGCCTGGCGGGCGAGAGCGTTGAGTTCCAGAACCTGGCTACCCTCAAGCCTTCCAACAAGGCTTTCGAGAAGAA GTTCCGCTTTGATTATACCAATGAGAGGGCCCTGCGGCGCACCCTGCAGGAGGACGTGGTGAAGGACGTGCTGAGCAACGCACACATTCAGAATGAGCTGGAGCGAGAATTTGAGCGGATGCGTGAGGACCGGGAGGTGCTCAGGGTCATCTTCCCAACTGGTGACAGCAAG GTTGTCCTCCCCTGTAACCTGCTGCGCATGATCTGGAACGCTCAGAAGATCTTCCACATCAACCCTCGCCTTCCCTCTGACCTGCACCCCATCAAGGTGGTAGATG GTGTCAAGGAGCTGAGCAAGAAGCTGGTGATTGTGAATGGGGACGACCCACTGAGCCGGCAGGCCCAGGAGAACGCCACCCTGCTCTTCAACATCCACCTGCGGTCTACGCTGTGCTCCCGCCGCATGGCCGAGGAGTTTCGGCTCAGCGGAGAGGCCTTCGACTGGCTGCTCGGGGAGATCGAGTCCAAGTTCAACCAAGCCATT gatatTCTGTGCCGCCTGGAACATACAACGTTGAGGAAGGTGACTGCCAACACGGCCATCTACTATGACCCCAACCCCCAGAGCACGGTGGTGGCAGAGGATCAGGAGTGGGTGAATGTCTACTATGAGATGCCCGACTTTGATGTGGCCCGAATCTCCCCCTGGCTTTTGCGGGTGGAGCTGGACCGGAAGCACATGACTGATCGGAAGCTGACCATGGAGCAGATTGCCGAGAAGATCAATGCTG GTTTCGGTGATGACTTGAACTGCATCTTTAACGATGACAATGCAGAGAAGCTGGTGCTCCGTATCCGCATCATGAACAGTGATGAAAACAAGATGCAAGAG GAAGAAGAGGTGGTGGACAAGATGGATGACGACGTCTTCCTGCGCTGCATCGAGTCCAACATGCTGACAGATATGACCCTGCAGGGCATCGAGCAGATCAGCAAG GTGTACATGCACTTGCCGCAGACGGACAACAAGAAGAAGATCATCATCACAGAGGACGGGGAGTTCAAGGCCTTGCAGGAGTGGATCCTGGAGACGGATGGCGTGAGCCTCATGCGGGTGCTGAGCGAGAAGGACGTGGACCCTGTGCGCACCACGTCCAACGACATCGTGGAGATCTTCACG GTGCTGGGCATAGAAGCCGTGCGGAAGGCCCTGGAGCGGGAGCTGTATCACGTCATCTCCTTCGATGGTTCCTACGTCAATTACCGGCACTTGGCTCTCCTGTGTGATACCATGACCTGTCGTGGCCACTTGATGGCCATCACCCGACACGGAGTCAACCGCCAGGATACCGGACCTCTCATGAAGTGCTCCTTTGAGGAAACG GTGGATGTGCTTATGGAAGCAGCCGCACATGGAGAGAGCGACCCCATGAAGGGGGTGTCTGAGAACATCATGCTGGGCCAGCTGGCTCCAGCCGGCACTGGCTGTTTTGACCTCCTGCTCGATGCAGAGAAGTGCAAGTATGGCATGGAGATCCCCACTAACATCCCCGGCTTGGGGGCTGCCGGAC CCACCGGCATGTTCTTCGGCTCGGCCCCCAGTCCCATGGGAGGAATTTCTCCAGCCATGACACCCTGGAACCAGGGCGCAACCCCAGCCTACGGCGCCTGGTCCCCCAGTGTTG GGAGCGGGATGACCCCGGGGGCAGCAGGCTTCTCTCCCAGTGCTGCTTCAGATGCCAGTGGCTTCAGCCCTGGTTACTCCCCGGCCTGGTCTCCCACGCCGGGTTCCCCAGGCTCCCCTGGCCCCTCAAGCCCGTATATCCCCTCACCAG GGGGTGCCATGTCTCCCAGCTACTCCCCGACGTCGCCTGCCTACGAGCCCCGCTCCCCTGGGGGCTACACGCCCCAGAGTCCCTCTTACTCCCCCACTTCACCCTCCTACTCCCCTACGTCTCCATCCTATTCTCCAACCAGCCCCAACTACAGCCCCACGTCACCCAGCTACTCCCCGACCTCGCCCAGCTACTCCCCGACCTCGCCCAGTTACTCCCCGACCTCGCCCAGCTACTCCCCGACCTCGCCCAGCTACTCCCCGACCTCACCCAGCTACTCCCCGACCTCGCCCAGCTACTCCCCGACCTCACCCAGCTACTCGCCCACTTCCCCAAGCTACTCGCCCACATCACCCAGCTACTCGCCAACTTCACCCAGCTACTCGCCCACCTCACCCAGCTACTCGCCGACATCTCCAAGCTATTCGCCGACATCACCAAGCTACTCACCAACTTCCCCAAGTTACTCGCCCACCAGCCCTAACTATTCTCCAACCAGTCCCAATTACACCCCGACGTCACCCAGCTATAGCCCAACATCCCCCAGCTACTCACCTACTAGTCCCAACTACACACCAACGAGCCCCAACTACAGCCCAACCTCTCCAAGCTACTCTCCGACTTCACCTAGCTACTCCCCGACCTCACCAAGCTACTCCCCTTCAAGCCCACGATACACACCACAGTCTCCCACCTATACCCCGAGCTCACCCAGCTACAGCCCCAGCTCACCCAGCTACAGCCCAACTTCGCCTAAGTACACCCCAACCAGTCCTTCCTACAGCCCCAGCTCACCGGAGTACACCCCGACCTCTCCCAAGTACTCACCTACCAGCCCGAAATATTCACCCACCTCCCCCAAGTACTCTCCAACCAGCCCCACCTACTCGCCCACCACTCCAAAATACTCGCCGACGTCTCCTACTTACTCACCAACCTCTCCGGTCTACACCCCAACCTCCCCCAAGTACTCACCCACCAGCCCCACCTACTCGCCCACATCCCCCAAGTACTCGCCCACCAGCCCCACCTACTCGCCCACCTCCCCCAAAGGCTCGACCTACTCGCCCACCTCCCCTGGCTACTCACCCACCAGCCCCACCTATAGCCTCACCAGCCCAGCCATCAGTCCCGATGACAGTGATGAGGAGAACTGA